DNA from Algisphaera agarilytica:
CCAGCGTTACCGTTGAGAACTATTTGAAACAGGTCTGTCTCGAGCAGTCCCGGCGTGGCGGCGACGAACTCGTGCCGATGGGCCGACTCGCCGAGGCTGTTGGGGTGACGCCGGGCACCGCGACCACGATGGTGAAGTCGCTCGCCGAGGCCGACCTGCTGCGATACGCCCCGCGGGCCGGGGTGGAATTGACCCCCGCCGGGCGACGGCTGGCCCACCGGGTACTCCGCCGACACCGTCTGGTCGAACTCTTTCTCGTCGAGGTCCTGCACATGGACTGGTCCGAGGTCCACGAGGAAGCCGAGGAACTCGAGCACACCATCTCCGACAAAGTGCTCGACCGCATCGACGAACTGCTGGGCCACCCCGCCACCGACCCGCACGGCTCACCGATCCCGCGGGCCGATCAACCGCTGATCCGCGAAGACTCGGTTGCCCTCGCCTCGGCTCCGGTCGAACAAACGCTCACCGTCACGCGCATCGTGGACCACGACCCCGAGTTCCTGCGCTTCGCCGAAGCGAACGGCCTCATGCCCGGGGCCAAGACCAGGATCACCCAACACCTCCCCCACGCCGATGCGGTCACCGTCGAAACCGAAAACCATGAGCCGGTGACGCTCGGGCTCGCGGCCGCGGCACGGGTGCTCGTGCAATCGGAAGACGACGACGTAACCTGACCGCTCGGATCAAACCGGGCTGGGCACGGTTTCCAGGATTTCTTTGAGCACGCGGTGGCTCGCCACGCCGTCGGCCTCGTGCATGTAGGTCTTGGTCACGCAGCGGTGAGCGAAGACGGGGTTCACGTTGCTGGTGACATCTTCGGGGGTGGCGTAGTCACGGCCGTGCACGAGTGCGGTGGCTTTGACCGCACGGATGAGCGCCAACGAACCCCGCGGGCTGACGCCGATCTGGAGCTGGTCGTGGGTGCGCGTGGCGTTGGCGATGGCGACCACGTAGTCCACCAGCGTCGAATCGACCGACACCGCCTCGGCTTGTTTCTGCAGCTCGACGAGTTCCTGGGCGGTCATCACCGGCTTGAGTTCCGCCAACGCGGTGCGGCGCGGGTCGAGGGTCAACACGCGGGCCTCGTCGGCCGGGCTGGGGTAGCCCAGGCTGATCCGCATGAGGAAGCGGTCGAGCTGCGACTCGGGCAGGAAGTAGGTGCCCTCAAACTCAACAGGGTTCTGCGTGGCGATCACGATAAACGGGTCGAGCAGCTTGCGGGTGATGCCGTCCATCGAGACCTGCGACTCGTTCATCGCTTCGAGCAGGGCCGACTGCGTCCGCGGGGTGGTGCGGTTGATCTCGTCGGCGAGGACGACGTTGGAAAAGATCGGGCCCGCCTTGAAGCTGAACTCGGCCTTCTGCTGGTCCCAGATGGTGACGCCCAGGATGTCGGCCGGGAGCATGTCGGGGGTGAGCTGGATGCGCGAGAGGCTGCCGTCGAGCGACTTGGACAGCGCGATCGCGAGCGTGGTCTTGCCCACGCCCGGCACATCCTCGATCAACACGTGGCCCTTGGCGAGCAGACAAATGATCACCTTGTCGATCGCCTGTTGGTTGCCCAGGAAGCAGGACTGGATGTTGGAGCGCAGGCGTTCGAGTTGGTGCATGTGACGTGGCCGGGGATCGGGGAACGGGGGAAGCGGACCGAGAAGTCCGCCATCGATCGGCGGTTGGGTCAGTATAACGCCACCACGCATGGTATCTTGCATCGGTTGGAGCTATCAGCGCAGCGGTGATTATCGGAGTGGTCCCGAATCGACCCGATTCCGGTCCCCCGCCCCCCGACCTGCCGATAGTTTCTTGTGGGCACGACCACCCGCTCTCGCCATCCGTTTCACCACCCCGCCCCATGCCAAGACGCCTGCTGAATAACCTGTTGGAGAACCTCGAGCAGGTCTGGGCGCGTGTTCAGAACTACCTGGAGACCGAGTTGTGGGCGGTGTGTTTCGAGCTCGCGGTGATCTGGGTGGTGGTGTATCTGATCCTGCGGTTCCTGCGCGGCACGCGCGGGGCCCGGGTCATCAAGGGCGTGGCGATCATCCTGATCATCGGCACGCTCTCCATCCAAATCGTCGGCGGCGCCGATCAGCTCGAACGCCTGAGCTTCCTGTATTCCGGCTTCCTGGGCTTCATCTCGTTCGCGTTGGTGATCGTGTTCCAGCCGGAGATCCGCCGGGCGCTGGTGCGCTTGGGCGAGGCCCGGTTCTTCCGCCAAGCGGGGCTGCGTAAAGCCCGCGTCGTTGAAGAACTGCTCGGGTCGATCCAATACCTCTCACGCAACAAGGTCGGGGCGCTCATCGCGATCGAACGGCAAGTGGGCCTGGGCGGGATCGTCGAAGCCGGCATCCGCGTCGATGCCGACGTGACCAAGGAACTGCTCAACACGATCTTCTGGCCCGGCTCGGCGTTGCACGACATGGGCGTGGTCCTCCGCGGCGACCGCATCGTCGCCGCGGGTGTGCAGTTCCCCCTGGCCGAGGGCGACAGCGTCGAGCAAGAGCTCGGGTCTCGCCACCGCGCCGCCATCGGGCTCTCCAGCGAAGTCGATGCGCTGATCCTGGTCGTCTCCGAAGAGACCGGCACCATCAGCGTCGCCGAACGCGGCACGCTCACCCGCCACCTGACCATCGAAGACCTCCGCCGGGTCCTCACCAAGGGCATGACCGAGGTCACCCTCGACGAACCCAGCGCGATCGACGAGGAAGACCCGTCCTCCAGCACCAGCAGCTCCTCGGCCAAGCCCGCCGCCTAATCGCTACCCAAGCAGCCCGATCATGGCCCAACGCAAGTTCCACGAAAAAGTCGAGACCTGGATCGTCGTCACCATCATCTCGGTGCTCGTCTGGCTCTACGCCGAGGCCACTGTCCTCAAGCAGGAGACCGGCAAGACGGTCCAGCTGCTCATCAACGAGCCCACCGACCGCTACGCCATCACCCCCGAAACCGAGGGCCTTCTGGTGAACTACCGCGCCTCGAGCGGGCAGATCCAGCGGTTCAATGCCATCACCGGCGTCCCCCTCATCCACGAGATCGAC
Protein-coding regions in this window:
- a CDS encoding metal-dependent transcriptional regulator; the protein is MPSVTVENYLKQVCLEQSRRGGDELVPMGRLAEAVGVTPGTATTMVKSLAEADLLRYAPRAGVELTPAGRRLAHRVLRRHRLVELFLVEVLHMDWSEVHEEAEELEHTISDKVLDRIDELLGHPATDPHGSPIPRADQPLIREDSVALASAPVEQTLTVTRIVDHDPEFLRFAEANGLMPGAKTRITQHLPHADAVTVETENHEPVTLGLAAAARVLVQSEDDDVT
- a CDS encoding AAA family ATPase, encoding MHQLERLRSNIQSCFLGNQQAIDKVIICLLAKGHVLIEDVPGVGKTTLAIALSKSLDGSLSRIQLTPDMLPADILGVTIWDQQKAEFSFKAGPIFSNVVLADEINRTTPRTQSALLEAMNESQVSMDGITRKLLDPFIVIATQNPVEFEGTYFLPESQLDRFLMRISLGYPSPADEARVLTLDPRRTALAELKPVMTAQELVELQKQAEAVSVDSTLVDYVVAIANATRTHDQLQIGVSPRGSLALIRAVKATALVHGRDYATPEDVTSNVNPVFAHRCVTKTYMHEADGVASHRVLKEILETVPSPV
- the cdaA gene encoding diadenylate cyclase CdaA, which gives rise to MPRRLLNNLLENLEQVWARVQNYLETELWAVCFELAVIWVVVYLILRFLRGTRGARVIKGVAIILIIGTLSIQIVGGADQLERLSFLYSGFLGFISFALVIVFQPEIRRALVRLGEARFFRQAGLRKARVVEELLGSIQYLSRNKVGALIAIERQVGLGGIVEAGIRVDADVTKELLNTIFWPGSALHDMGVVLRGDRIVAAGVQFPLAEGDSVEQELGSRHRAAIGLSSEVDALILVVSEETGTISVAERGTLTRHLTIEDLRRVLTKGMTEVTLDEPSAIDEEDPSSSTSSSSAKPAA